Below is a genomic region from Chromatiaceae bacterium.
GAGTCAGGGGCGGCTTCCATCTGCGCGATGCCGACAGCCTGACCGCGCGCGAATCCATCGAACGAGACCTGGTCGGTGAACGTGTCCGCAAGGCGTTCGGCCTGCTGTCGCGGCTGCCGACACCGCCCACGGCCGCCATGGAACCCGGGATGCCGATTGCCGAACACACTGGGCAGGTATCCGACGACAACACACTGGTACCGATCGGGCGCGGCCCGACGCCGCCGTTGAGCCTGCGCGACGACCAGGGCCGACGCATCGACCTCGGTGATCTCGACGGGCAGGTGGTTCTGGTCAACTTCTGGGCCAGCTGGTGTGGACCCTGCGTCAGGGAGATCGCCTCGCTGACCCGCCTGAACGAACGCTACCGCGACAAACCGTTTCGCATACTGGCGGTCAATATCGGTGAAAGCGCCGAACATGTCGCCACGTTCTTCGACGACCGGGGCATCACGCCCAGCTTCGACCTATTGTTCGATCGCGACAGTGAGGCGGCCAAGGCGTGGCGGGTGTATGCCGTACCCTCAACCTACCTGCTCGATAAGGAACACCGTATTCGTTACGGCTACCGGGGGGCGCTGAAATGGGACAAGACGAGCGTCGTGGAGATCATCGATGACCTGCTCTCCCGGCCTCGCGACGCGGCCCGGGCGCACACCGCGAGGCGTCAGCCCGGCGAACGCGCCGCCGAGTGACGCGCGAACGCGGGCACGCCCTCACCTTCGGCGCTACCCGGAAGGCGGGGCGGCGCATCGAGTTCCGTCTCGCAGCAGACGACCTCCTTGGCGTCGGCCCAATGCAGGATGCTCAACACACCCTGGTGATCCTCGACCATCGCGGTACAGCTCTCGACCCAGTCGCCGGTGTTGCAATACAGGGTGTCGCCGATGTAGCGCAGCTCCGCCTTGTGGATATGGCCGCAGACCACCGCGTCTATATCGCGACGGCGTGCCTCGTCGGCGACCAGGCGTTCGAAATCGGAGATGAAGTTCACCGCGTTTTTTACGCGGTGCTTGAGGAAGGCGGACAGGGACCAATACGGATAACCCAGGCGGCGGCGTACCAGGTTGAAGTAGTGATTCACAGTCAACGCGACTTCGTAGGACCAGTCGCCGAGCATTGCGAGCCATTTCGCGTACCGCACCACGCCGTCGAAACGGTCGCCGTGCAACATCAGGATTCGCCGACCGTCCTTGGTGGTGTGCAGCGGTTCCTCCTGGATCTGGATGCCGCCGAACCAGAGGTCCAGGTAGTTGCGCAGGAACTCGTCGTGGTTACCCGGCACGTAGACGACACGGGTGCCCTTCCTGGCCTGCCGCAGGATCTTCTGTACCACGTCGTTGTGTTGTCTCGGCCAGTACCAACTGCGCCTGAGCCGCCAACCGTCGATGATGTCGCCCAGCAGGTAGATGTGGTCGGCGTCATTGTTGCGGATGAAATCGAGCAGGAACTCGGCCTTGCAGCCACGCGTCCCGAGATGGATGTCCGACAGCCAGACTGCCCGGTATTTTCTTTCACTCATGCGCTGCGTCTCGATGGGCTGCGTTGCGCGCGATCTTCGCAGCAGCCTATGTCAGCCAGGTGACATCGTTCGATATACATGGCTGTCTGTTTCGAGACGGCTGATTGCGCGCCGCGTCGTGCAGGCCGTTGCTCACCACAGGTGGAATCCCGGAAAGAAGTGTTCCACCGCGACGGTCGACCAGACGACGATCAACAGCAGCAGGGTCAGGAAAACGGCTGCCGACCCCATATCCTTGGCCCGCCCCGACAACTTGTGCGGCTCGTCGCCGATCCTGTCGACGACCGCCTCGATGCCCGAGTTCAGCAGTTCGACGATCACGACCAGCAACAGGGTGGCGACCAGCAACGCGATCTGTACCGCGTTCTGTCCCAGCCAAAGTGCCAGCGGCAGAAACGCGACCGCCAACAGGGTCTCCTGCCTGAAGGCCGACTCGTACTTCCAGGCGGCGCGAAACCCCTTGAGCGAGTAACCCGCCGCCTTGATGATGCGTCTTAGGCCGGTATCGCCTGGCTTTGCCATTGTGCCTCTTTCACCGCCGGAGCCTTGTCGCCGTTGATCGGCACCAGCGCGTGCAGAAACTGCCGCGCGATCGATGCCCAGTCGTATTGCAGGGCCTGCGCCCGGCAAAGGTCACGGTCCAGCGTCGCTGCGCGCGCGATCGCGACGCCCAGGTCGGCGTCCATGATCCCGGTCACGCCTTGCTGCAGCACGTCCCTGGGCCCGGTGACCGGAAATGCCGCCACCGGCGTACCGCTGGCGATCGCCTCGAGCATCACCAGCCCGAAGGTATCGGTCAGCGACGGGAACACGAACACGTCGGCCGCTGCGTAGTAGCCTGCCAGCTCCTCGCCGTATTTCGCCCCGGCAAACACGACTTCCGGATACCGCTGTCGCAGCTCCTTGAGGCTGGGCCCGTCGCCGACGACCACCTTGGTACCCGGCAACGGCAGTCCGAGGAAGGCATCGAGGTTCTTCTCCGGTGCGACGCGCCCGACATTCAGGTAGATCGGGCCTGCCCAGTCATGCGTTCGCCTGCGCGACGGTGCGAACAGACCGGTATCGACACCGCGCCCCCAGACCTCGAGGTGACGGAAGCCACGCCGTTCCAGGTCGTCCTTCAGCGACTGCGTCGGCACCAGGGTGCGAAACGCCGGTCTGTGGAATCGGCGGACCAGCGGATAGGTCAGCCCGAGCGGCACCGGCAGCCGTTCGCGGATGTACTCAGGGAATCGCGTATGGAACGACGTCGTAAAGGTGTATCCACGTCGCAGACAGTACCGCCGGACGTAGTGACCGATCGGGCCCTCGGTGCTGATGTGGATCGCATCCGGGTTGAATGCGTCGATGCGCGCACCCAGGCCCGTGAGCCAGGTCGAGATCCGGATCTCCGGATAGCTCGGCATCGGAAACGACGGGTAGTCTCCAACCGCAACGGCCTCCACCTGGTGCCCGTGGTTGCGCAGTTCCGCCACCATCGTACTGAGGGTCGTCACGACGCCGTTGATCTGTGGATGCCAGGCATCCGTGGCCAGCAGAAGCCTCATCGGTACCGCTCGACGCCTGTGGCCCCAGTCTTTGCACATCGGTTCATATCATCGCCCTTGGTCCACGATCCTCTCACCGGCCGCCGCAACACCATCGTGCATAGGTTCATCCTCGGACCGGACCTCACCGGCCAGCACGCCCCGGTAGAAATCGAGCATCCGCTGTGCCTTGGCTTCGGTGCTCCAGGCGCCCGCGTAGGCGATCCCACGACGCGCCAGTTCGACGCGTTGCCCTGCATCGGCGTACAGCGTGATCACACGGTCGGCAAACGCCTGCGGCTGTGGCGGCGAGATCAGGCAGCCCTGTCCCTCGACCAGTACGTCCAGACTGCCCATGCTCGCGGTCGAGACCACCGGTAGACCACTGGCCATCGCCTCCAGCAGTACAAGCCCCTGGGTCTCGGTCTGCGACGCAAACACGAAGGTATCGCTCGCCTGGTAACACTCCAGGAGTTCGGTCGAGCGATCCAGGTAGCCGACGAAGCGTATCTGTGCACCACGCCCTGTCGCGTGGGCCCTCTTGCGCAGGCCCTGCAACGCCGGGCCCTCCCCGGCGATCAGCAGCATCGCATGCGGAACCGCCGCCTGTACCCGTTCGAACATCGCGATCAACAGCTCGATGTTCTTTTCATGAGCGACCCGGCCCACGTACAACAGCAGGTAGGCATCGTCAGGCAGCCCATGGCGTTCTCTGAACGCGTTGTGCGGCACCACCTCGAAACTTGCTTCCGGCAGACCGGTGGCGATCACCGCGGCGGGCCGGCTCACGCCGTACTCGCGCAGCTTCTCGAGCATCTGTCGCGATGGCGAGATCACGGCATCGACCTGGTTGCACTGACGCCGCGAATACCGGCGGGCCATCGCGCGCAGCCAGGCCCCTGGCAGCCAGGTCAGGTATTTCTCGAAGTACGCCTCGAAGAAGGTGTGATAGCTGACGACCACCGGGACACCCAGTGCACGCCCCAGATGGATGCCGGCATAGTGGGCGACGAACGGCGTCTGTACGTGCACGATATCGATATCCCGTTGCTTCAGTTGCGGCACGAGGCGCTTGATCGCGCTCATCGACATCAGGCGGTCTTCCGGGTCGAACGGCAGGCGTACGGCCGGGATCCGCAGCACCTCGAATGCCGGCTCGTAGGCGTCGGGATACCGGGGTGCGATCAGCGTGACACGATGGCCCTGTTCGAGAAAAGACCCGGCGAATGTCTGGATCGAGGTCGACACCCCGTTGATACGCGGAAAATACACATCGGACAGCATCAGGATATGCATGGATTCGACACCGGGTCCGCAGCGTTCGCTGTCGGCTCAACCACTCAGTTGCGCGCACTGTATGTCCGCAACTTGGCAGTTTGATGACGGTACAAGGCCATGTGTCGCTCACGTTCCCGACGATGCCGGCGGTCACACGATTGCAACCTGGACGCGGTAGGCTGTCGGGCAATGTGAGAAAAATGTTTCCGTGATATGTACAGCAAAGACAGGCTGCTGATCCTGGATGCCGATGGAACGACCATCGATGCCTTCGCTGCCATCGAACGCACGTTCCAGCTGCACGACATGGACATCGGCAACCTGGAACGCTTCCAGAAGCGCCGGCATCTGTTCAAGTACCTCGGCGGCCTCAAGGAGTTCCCGAGCAACCTGAAGCGTCAACTGGGCAAGCAGCAGCGCGCTAGGCTGATCGACACGCTGACGCAGGTCTACCGCTACGAGGCGAGCCTGTATGACTGCATCGGACCCTGGATAAACCGCCTGATCGGACACGACGGCATCCGCATCGGCATGGTCACGCGCAACATCACGCGTGAACCCCTGGATACGCTGCGCTGCCTGCTCGAACGTCATGCCGTGGATGTCGACCGGCTCGATTTCCTGATCCATATCCCGCTGAAGAGCGACAAGACCGCCGCGTTCAGACAGGCACGTGACGATCGTCGGATCAACCCGGCAAGGTGCTACGCCTGCGGCGACGAGAAGAAGGACTTCACCGCCGCCGTGGCGGCCGGCATGCATCCGTTCATGGTGTCCTACGGTTTCGAGGACTTCGCGCGACTGACCCGCAAGGTCGGTGTGCCGCCCGAGTTGATCGCGCAATCCCCCGATGAACTGTGCACGCGCGTCCTGCACGCGCTGGATATCGAGCCGGCAGGCAACCGGGATCTACTGGAACGGGCGGATCGGCGCGACGCACCCCGTGCCGTCGCGATTCCGCATCGGCGACACGACGCCGCGAATCAACGCCGCATCGCCGGTTGACCGCTCACAGGGTCTTCCGTGGCGCGCCAGCGCTGCCGGATGGCGGTCGACGGTCGGCCCCTTTCCACCGATCCCTCCTCCCTGTCGGGGACCGTCAGGCATGGTCACGCAGGGGCCGCAGCCAACCCACCAGCAGGATCGCCAGCGACGAGGCAACGAACGCGGGCAACAGTTCGTACAGGTCGAACCAGCCGCCCTGCAGGGATTTCCAGCCCCAGACCGTCAGTCCGCCGACGACCATGCCGGCCATCGCGGCGGCACGGCTCATGCGCGGCCAGAACAATGACAGCAGGATCACCGGACCGAACGCTGCGCCGAAACCGGCCCAGGCATAGGCGACGAGATCGAGCACCTTGCTCTCCGGGTCCGTCGCGAGGGTGAACGCCAGCACTGCGATCACCACCACCGCGATGCGCGCAACCGCGATCATCCTGCGATCATCCGCGTCACGACCGAACAGCCGTCGATACAGGTCCTCGGACAGGGCCGAGGCGGCCACCAGCAGCTGCGAGTCGGCGGTGCTCATGATCGCCGCCAGGATCGCCGCGAGCAGGATACCGGCGACCAGGGGATGGAACAGCTGCGCGGCCAACAGGATGAACACCTTCTCGGCGTCGGCACCCTGCAATGGCGGTTGCAGCCAATCGATCCCCACCAACCCCACCGCGCCGGCGCCGAGCATGCCTATCAGTGTCCAGGCGATCGCGATGCGCCGCGCGCCCGGGATCAGCTCGACCGACCTGATCGCCATGAAGCGCGCCAGGATGTGTGGCTGGCCGAAGTAGCCCAGCCCCCAGGCCAGCAACGACAATACGGCCAGCAGACCGAGGGGCTCACCGCTTGCACTGGTCAAGGGGTCGAGCAAGGCAGCGTTCCTGTCCGCCAGCCCGGTGACCACGGCGTCGACGCCGCCCTGCAGGGCGAACACCATGACCGGCACGATCACGAGTGCGGCGGCCATCAACAGTCCCTGCGCGACGTCGGTCCATGACACCGCGAGGAATCCACCGAGCAGCGTGTAAACGATGATCACCAGGGTGCCCACGGCCACCGCGGTGATGTACGGCAGCCCAAAGACCTCCTCGAACAGCTTGCCGGCCGCGACCAGGCCGGACGAGGTGTAGAACAGGAAAAAGATCAGGATCAGCAGTGCGGCGGTGATGCGCAACGCACCCGAGGGATCGCGAAAGCGATGCTCGAGGTAGGCCGGGATCGTCAGGGCGTCGCCCGCATGCTCGGTGGCCACTCTCAGGCGCGGCGCGACCAGGTGCCAGTTGGCATAGGTGCCCAACCCCAGGCCCAGGATCAACCACCCGGCTTCGAGCCCGGCGAGATACGCGTAGCCGGGCAGGCCGAGTAACAGCCAGCCGCTCATGTCCGTCGCGCCGGCCGACAGGGCCGCGACCCAGTGCCCGATACCGCGACCGGCCAACAGATAGTCCTTGATATCGAAAAGTCGCGAGCGCGCGCGCCAGCCCAGGTAAAGCATGAACAGCACGTAGGCGACGAACGTCGTGGCAATCAGGCCGGAGTCTTCGATCATGGCTTCACCGGGCGTCGATTTCCCACAGAGGCGAGTGACAATCCGCGAATGGCGGAGCATGCAACAGAACCGGGCAGCTGGCGAATCCCGGTTGCAGGAACACCTCGGAGGCGTGCGGAGTATCCCGGACCGCCGCACCCCCACGGACGCATGACTTTATGCGGCCAATCCAGGAAACAACCCGGGCCATCGGGGGCAAGCTCCAGTCAAATTGGTCTGTGGATTGCGGCTGGACGATGTCCGCTGGCGGCCAGGAAGAGACATTCGCGGGAGAGCCAAGAGCAGACTGCTTCCGGCCGAAACCGCTCTTCGGACAATCGGACGCATTGTCAGCAATCGGGGGCACTAGCCTAGACTGAGTTCCACAGATCAACTAAAGGGATTGCGTTTTCGTTACCAATTGTTGAGAAATGAACATCAGAGGCGATGAGGCTGAGATAATAATCGTGGCTTTCAACGACGTAATGCTGGTAGGCACTTTTGTCATACTGTTGCCAATTGGCGTCGTTACTGGAACGCTCGGCAATGAGACCTTTCAGAAGCGTGGAATCTGGAACAACAAGGTAGTAAGACCTGAGATCCGTGTCTTCGACTTTTGGGTAGCCCCTGGTGCTCAAATGGCGGGTCCATGCCACATGCCATACACCTTCAAAATGAAGACAACCAATGTAAGGTGCATCTTCACCAGGAGATTCCCAGCATTTAAAATATGTCCATGCCTCGTCTCTTACATGATGCAAAATTACAAAATTCTGGGGGTCTTTCCAGACATCCAACGCGACCGGAACAGCAATATCATACGCCATTTTTAACTCTATCCTTCGACTAGGATTCGATTATCAAATTAACTGAAAAACAGGCACGTAAAAAACGAATATCAAGATCATTATGCCTCAGTGTTTTTGCGTTAGGCCAAGTACTGGTCGTTGAGAAGTGGGTAAAGTGTAGAAGTCGCAGCACCGACCACGGCAGTGAGGATAATCCGATGAGAAATCGTAAGAATGCTCCGCTCCTTCTCCTTCTGGCCTTGATAGTTTTATTGCCGAGTGTTGCAAACGCGAACAGCGGGAATCCCCCTAGCGCTATAGACGTCTTCAAAGAGATCGCAACGATTCAGAAACTCCCGGATCACGGTCTCACCGCAAAACAGCTTCACGGCGACCGCGATATGGCTCGGCAACTGTTTTCAGGTAAAGACTGGGCTGCCTGGATCAGGCTAGTACGGTATCGCAATCGTTTTCACGCAGCCAAGTCGGTCGCTGACATCGCCCGTTCAGAAAAGAGCCTGCTTGAAGAAGCAGACATTGGCAATGCGACCGAATATGCCCGACTTCCTAAGCGAGAGTACGGTAACGGGAATCATTTTTTAGTGCTTTCAAGTGGCCTCTGGACAATCTCAGTTCGCATTGAGTACTGGCAAGGAACGACCCAAGGCCATGCATCGCAAGTGGCCGTTCAGTTCGCAAGAGCTTTGTTATCGAACCTTCATGCATTGGGGTTGGGCAACGAAGGGGCAAGCGCCAGTGCGGGGACAGGTATGGAAACACAAGGCACACCTGGTCTCGGTGGTTTGATCAGCGGCATCTCGCTCACTGCGGAAGAAGAGCAAATGCTAATTGAGGGCGAAGTGCCTGAAAGGTTTATCAACTCGGGATTTCAATCAGGCGGCGGCATCCCGGCTGGCCCGACGGTCAGAATCCCAATGAAAAGCACAGGTACGGGCTTTCGGATCCTCGAAGGCAGATAAAGCGATCATGCATCTTTCAGCCATTGCACCCAAGTCGTCGGGGCGCACCGCTAGGCCGCTTTCTGCGAACGCCTCTCGAGTATCCCAGTGAGTGTCCGCTCATCGCCGGTAGCGGGAGCATCGCAGAGATCTCCGAGGGGCCGCATTGGTCGCTTAGCGGACCCAGTCCATCGAGCCATACTCCGAACAACCCAGCAAGCGGGACCCGGGTAGGGCGATGGGCCGCTTCCAAAGACAACGATTCCCGGGCCACCTCTCGAAAACAGTCCACCGCTGCCCCCTACCCCACCACGCCCGACATCTTCGACCAGTCCGTTCAGCCTGCGTTCAGGAAACAGCTGCAACCATCGCATCAGCGGCGGCGGCCTTGCACTCAGAGGCCCCGTCGCAAGCCCCTGCGCGGCCCCAGGGGCTAGAATAATAAATGGAAGCCGGTCATCGAACCCAGGGAAGATAGAGAGTCGTGACACATAGGGACCTGTTCGAACCACGCCCGCTCGCCACCTCCATCCGGCGTTGCCTCTGCGCCGCGGCCCTGTCGGGTACCCAGATATTGGCCACGGCATATGCCGGCGACCAGATCGTACGTTCAACCACCGCGACGGTATTCGGCCTGCCGGCTGACGGCACGCGGCTCGCGGCACCGGCCGTGACAACCATCGACGGCATCAAACATCTTCAACTGCTGCGCCGGACGGACGACTCCTGTGTCGCGCAGAGCCTTCTATACGGCCCCCTGCCGTTGCTCCTGGACCGCACCTGGTTACTCCAGGCCAAGGAGGTGAAACTGATCCGGTTGCCGCCGCCGTGGTGTAGCGATGGGCAATACTATGGCCCCTGGACGCTGGTCGATATCGATGGCGACGGCATCCTGGAGCTGAACATCGGTAACCGGTTGTACACGCTCGACGAAGCGCCCGTGCTGCTCGACGAGGGGCTGTTCCGTGGGGGATACAACCCAATCACCGATGACGACAAGTCGCGTTATTTCTACGACGTCGACGATGACGGTGACCTCGATGCCTTCCTGGTGGACTTCAAGGGCCCTTTGTACAAGGGCGCCGAGTACTATGAAAATGTCGGCAGCCCGGAAGCGCCTGCGTTGCTGTTATCCAACACCGAGCCAGAGGTATTGATACAACGGATGTTCGACAATCTGCCCGAAACGGCGCGCGAGGCAGCCGGCATCTTCACCCCCTATTGGAAACTGATCGCCCGACGGATGGTGTTCGAGGACGTCGACGGGGACGGCGACACCGACTTCTTCAACGCCGGATCGCTCGGCACTCTGCCCTTGGATCCCAATTACTACGAAAACATCGGGACCGATGCCGAGCCTCGTTACGCACTGCCGTTCCATCCCTTCCCGGTCAACATACCCTACATGCGATGGGTGACGGATTTCGATTCGGATGGTGACCTCGACGTCCTGGCCGATGTCGTCGGACGGCCCGACCTGGTCGCTTTTTATGAAAAGCAGGACGGCCGGCCGTCGCTGTATGCCGACCCGGTGATGATCGGCAGCACGACCGAAGCGTCGTGGCAGTCAAACATAGATATACCCGGGTGGTTCTACAGGGCCCAGCTTGAGCCGCGGCGACTCGCGGACCTGGATGGTGAAGGGTTTCAGGAATGGATAGTCCGCATGGAGCCGCGGTACGACCTGCCGGAGCCGTTGAGGCCGCCGCCGTACATGCTGTTTACCGTGCGAGACGGTGCCTGGGAACCGATCGACCTGATCTGGAAGACCGATACCCTCAACGAGGAGGACTTCTCTGATCTGACCGAGCCTCTCTTTTCCGATGTCGACGGGGACGGCGACCTGGATATCGTGTTCAGCGCGCAGACGACCTCAGCATACCTCAACTCGGTGATGATGGAGCAGGTCGCGCCGCTCAGTTTCGCGGCACCCGTGCGTCTCCCCGGGTACGTCTTTCCCCCTCCTGGAGAGTCCTTTGTTTTCGACCTCGAAGACGACGGTGATCTGGAGACCTTTACGGATGGCCGGGTGGGCATCAATGTGAAACGGCAACCCGGCAACATCGGCAGTTTCTCGGTGCGGTCGTACGTGGGTCAGGACGTGCGCAAACAGGTGGGCGGCTTCGTCATCGAAGGCGACTCGCCACAGACCGTGATCCTGCGCGGCCTGGGCCCCAGCCTGGCGCAGGCGGGCATCGAGGCACCGCTGCAGGACCCGGTGCTGCGGCTGTATGCCGGACGCGAGCTGATCGCGATCAACGACAACTGGCAGCATCACCCAGAGGCCGACCGCATTGCATCGGCTGGCCTGGCGCCCGCAGACGCGCGCGAATCGGCATTGCGCATCCGCCTCGAACCGGGCACCTATACCGTGCATCTCGACGGTAAACCCGGTGACACCGGCATCGGCATCACCGCGATCGACAACGATCTGCAGATGCCGTCGACCGCGATGCAGGTCAGCATCTCCGGACGCGCCCTGGTCGGAACGGGCGAGCGAATCGCCATCGGTGGTTTCATCGTCGAAGGCGACACGCCGGTCAGGGTGTTGATCCGCGGCCTGGGCCCGAGTCTCGGCGACGCCGGTGTCTCGATTCCGCTCGCCGATCCGTTGCTTAAGCTGCATGCCCACAGCCGCGTGATCGCGATCAACGACGACTGGCGGTCCGCACCGAACGCGGACGAGATCGCCGCGCTGGCCGATCCGCCGCTTGACGACAAGGAGGCCGCGATCCTCGCGGTGCTGAACCCGGGTACTTACACGGTCTTTCTGCGCGGTGCGGACGGCGGGACCGGCGTCGGCATCGTCGCGATCGATCGGCCGTGATAGCCCACCGAGCCGGCCCGTCTGTGGCGCGTATGTCGCGCATCGCGCTCGTCGACCCCTGCGAAGACGGCGTTTGATTCGACCATGGAACACGACGCCGGAACACGGATCACGCTGCAATGCTATCGCGGCTTACAACCATTGCTCGCGCGATATCCACGGATGATATTGCCGGCGGCGCGACCCTTTCTCGACCACCGCGACCCCGAGAGCGAGTGGCTCGGCGTTGCTGCGCACACAGGGTCCGAGAACCACGGGGTGCTGGCCGGCCTCGTCGACCGGCGCAAGAACCGTCTGCAGGTCGTCTCCTGGTTGGTGGCAGAAGCGTATGCCGGCAAAGGGATCGGCCAGGCATTGCTCAGTGCGCTCGAGACCTGGGCGAAGTCGCAGGGCATCACCTACCTGTCGCTCACGATCCGCGACAATCAGTCGGGTTTTGCGGCCACCTCGCACATCCTCGAAAAACGGGGATGGCACGGTCCGCAGGCACTGGTGCACCGCTTCAAGGTTGCCGCCGCGACACTGCAGGATCTGCGTTGGCAGCACATACCTCGTCCGGCATCTGAACTGACGGTGTTTCCATGGAGCGAACTGAGTGATGCACAACGCACGGCGCTGATCAGCGAACTCCGCGACAGGGAACAGGTACCGATCGAGTACTT
It encodes:
- a CDS encoding TlpA family protein disulfide reductase; amino-acid sequence: MQVLQFPARHERLLIWIPSKYGIRDGNIPFAQSVQRQGIDYWLVDLHGSYMAPTGRYAYAEFEPGHIKELIDYAVRQGWKDIVLGGESRGATLAMQAARIWQLENPGGKALKGMLFYHPYLIDGSTPIGQTARFLPIARATNLPIYIFQPQLNTKFLHSQALMDQLQSGGAAVYFHFLDGVRGGFHLRDADSLTARESIERDLVGERVRKAFGLLSRLPTPPTAAMEPGMPIAEHTGQVSDDNTLVPIGRGPTPPLSLRDDQGRRIDLGDLDGQVVLVNFWASWCGPCVREIASLTRLNERYRDKPFRILAVNIGESAEHVATFFDDRGITPSFDLLFDRDSEAAKAWRVYAVPSTYLLDKEHRIRYGYRGALKWDKTSVVEIIDDLLSRPRDAARAHTARRQPGERAAE
- a CDS encoding UDP-2,3-diacylglucosamine diphosphatase; the protein is MSERKYRAVWLSDIHLGTRGCKAEFLLDFIRNNDADHIYLLGDIIDGWRLRRSWYWPRQHNDVVQKILRQARKGTRVVYVPGNHDEFLRNYLDLWFGGIQIQEEPLHTTKDGRRILMLHGDRFDGVVRYAKWLAMLGDWSYEVALTVNHYFNLVRRRLGYPYWSLSAFLKHRVKNAVNFISDFERLVADEARRRDIDAVVCGHIHKAELRYIGDTLYCNTGDWVESCTAMVEDHQGVLSILHWADAKEVVCCETELDAPPRLPGSAEGEGVPAFARHSAARSPG
- a CDS encoding diacylglycerol kinase, giving the protein MAKPGDTGLRRIIKAAGYSLKGFRAAWKYESAFRQETLLAVAFLPLALWLGQNAVQIALLVATLLLVVIVELLNSGIEAVVDRIGDEPHKLSGRAKDMGSAAVFLTLLLLIVVWSTVAVEHFFPGFHLW
- a CDS encoding glycosyltransferase family 1 protein, coding for MRLLLATDAWHPQINGVVTTLSTMVAELRNHGHQVEAVAVGDYPSFPMPSYPEIRISTWLTGLGARIDAFNPDAIHISTEGPIGHYVRRYCLRRGYTFTTSFHTRFPEYIRERLPVPLGLTYPLVRRFHRPAFRTLVPTQSLKDDLERRGFRHLEVWGRGVDTGLFAPSRRRTHDWAGPIYLNVGRVAPEKNLDAFLGLPLPGTKVVVGDGPSLKELRQRYPEVVFAGAKYGEELAGYYAAADVFVFPSLTDTFGLVMLEAIASGTPVAAFPVTGPRDVLQQGVTGIMDADLGVAIARAATLDRDLCRAQALQYDWASIARQFLHALVPINGDKAPAVKEAQWQSQAIPA
- a CDS encoding glycosyltransferase, with the protein product MHILMLSDVYFPRINGVSTSIQTFAGSFLEQGHRVTLIAPRYPDAYEPAFEVLRIPAVRLPFDPEDRLMSMSAIKRLVPQLKQRDIDIVHVQTPFVAHYAGIHLGRALGVPVVVSYHTFFEAYFEKYLTWLPGAWLRAMARRYSRRQCNQVDAVISPSRQMLEKLREYGVSRPAAVIATGLPEASFEVVPHNAFRERHGLPDDAYLLLYVGRVAHEKNIELLIAMFERVQAAVPHAMLLIAGEGPALQGLRKRAHATGRGAQIRFVGYLDRSTELLECYQASDTFVFASQTETQGLVLLEAMASGLPVVSTASMGSLDVLVEGQGCLISPPQPQAFADRVITLYADAGQRVELARRGIAYAGAWSTEAKAQRMLDFYRGVLAGEVRSEDEPMHDGVAAAGERIVDQGR
- a CDS encoding HAD family hydrolase; translated protein: MYSKDRLLILDADGTTIDAFAAIERTFQLHDMDIGNLERFQKRRHLFKYLGGLKEFPSNLKRQLGKQQRARLIDTLTQVYRYEASLYDCIGPWINRLIGHDGIRIGMVTRNITREPLDTLRCLLERHAVDVDRLDFLIHIPLKSDKTAAFRQARDDRRINPARCYACGDEKKDFTAAVAAGMHPFMVSYGFEDFARLTRKVGVPPELIAQSPDELCTRVLHALDIEPAGNRDLLERADRRDAPRAVAIPHRRHDAANQRRIAG
- the putP gene encoding sodium/proline symporter PutP → MIEDSGLIATTFVAYVLFMLYLGWRARSRLFDIKDYLLAGRGIGHWVAALSAGATDMSGWLLLGLPGYAYLAGLEAGWLILGLGLGTYANWHLVAPRLRVATEHAGDALTIPAYLEHRFRDPSGALRITAALLILIFFLFYTSSGLVAAGKLFEEVFGLPYITAVAVGTLVIIVYTLLGGFLAVSWTDVAQGLLMAAALVIVPVMVFALQGGVDAVVTGLADRNAALLDPLTSASGEPLGLLAVLSLLAWGLGYFGQPHILARFMAIRSVELIPGARRIAIAWTLIGMLGAGAVGLVGIDWLQPPLQGADAEKVFILLAAQLFHPLVAGILLAAILAAIMSTADSQLLVAASALSEDLYRRLFGRDADDRRMIAVARIAVVVIAVLAFTLATDPESKVLDLVAYAWAGFGAAFGPVILLSLFWPRMSRAAAMAGMVVGGLTVWGWKSLQGGWFDLYELLPAFVASSLAILLVGWLRPLRDHA
- a CDS encoding GNAT family N-acetyltransferase gives rise to the protein MILPAARPFLDHRDPESEWLGVAAHTGSENHGVLAGLVDRRKNRLQVVSWLVAEAYAGKGIGQALLSALETWAKSQGITYLSLTIRDNQSGFAATSHILEKRGWHGPQALVHRFKVAAATLQDLRWQHIPRPASELTVFPWSELSDAQRTALISELRDREQVPIEYLPTVIEQHFDALSVGVRLHDEIIGWLIAHRPKPDLVEYSTLYLKPAHRNTGASILLLAESFRHLGESGAQFVIFQVRTTNASMLRLTRRRFRPFVSEATLMRFEKDHGPGR